The sequence TCCTGAACTCGTTTCAGGATCTCACTTGTTTCAGCATCTAAATATTTCAATAAGTTAGAGACCCTGAATGATCCTGAAACAAGTTCAGGACATGATTTTGGGTGACAAAAAAAGACTTTTTACGAAAGCATCTTTATTGATAAAAGGAATTTTATATGAACTCTGAGATTTTCACATACTTTGATCCATCACCCTCTTCCATCGGAGAAGGCGGCCCGCTTGAAGGAAAAACCATAGCCATTCAACCCAATATGTCGGTGAGCGGCTGGCCAACGGAAGCGGGGTCGGTCGCGCTCGAAAATTATATCGCTCTTGAGGATGCTACCGTGGTTGAACGGGCAAGATCTGCCGGCGCAATAATAACCGGCAGTACTCGTATGAGTGAACTGGGTTTCGGCCTGATGGGTGATACGGCATCTCAAGCCGTAGCCACGGGAGAAGTGGATATCGCTCTGGTAACAGACACTATGGGCGAAGCGCGTGTTGCTGCCTCAGCAACAGGTATTTTCGGCTTCAAGCCAAGTTACGGTATCGTATCGAGGTTTGGCCTGATCGGCCTTATTCCATCCATGGAATGTTATGGAATCCTGGCAAAAACGCCTGGAGAAATTGCCTCTATCATGGATATTATTGCCGGCCGTGACGATAAAGACTTATCCATGCCCGATGATGATATTCCAGACTCCAGTCAGGTTGGCAAGAATCGAACAACCCTGGGAACCCTCGGTGTAATCCGGGAATGTACCGAACACCTGGGATCTGCCGAGTCCAAAGCTTTTAACGCGGCCCTTTCACGGCTCAAGGAAACCGGCCTTATGATTGAGGAGATCAGTCTGGCGGATTTTAGTCTTTTTCGCGCAGTTCACAATGTAATCGGTTCCGTTGAGGCGTCATCGAGCTGTGGAAAATACGATGGTGTACGTTACGGCCACCGCACCGAATCCTCAAAAAACTGGAATGAGATGTACCTGAAATCCCGGGCAGAATCGTTCGGTTCACTGGTGAAATCCTATCTGTTTCAGGGCGCCTATTTCCAATTTGAAAACTATGCCGCTTTCGAAAATGCCTGCCGTGTCCGCGCCCGCCTCCAAAGAGAAACCGAGGCATTATACAAGGCAGTGGATATGCTCATTTTTCCCGCAGGACAAAACGGAACACTTATCGACAAAGCCACGACAATCAATGAGGTGTATGATATTTTCCCATTGACGCTTATGGCGAATGTCACCGGGCAGCCGGCGATTCACATTCCGGGCTCACTGTTTGGTCAAGAAACAGATCCGGGGCTGCAGTTTATGGCTCCCCGGCTTGGCGATACGCGGCTTCTGGCACTGGCTGCTATGTTGGCCTCTTTACAAGGTGGAGAATAAACATGGATTATGAAGCGGTAATCGGTCTTGAAATACACACTCAGCTCAACTCCGGCACAAAGATGTTTTGTGATTGCCCGAACAACCCCGGTGACGAACCGAATCGGAATACCTGCCCGATCTGTCTCTGGATGCCGGGTGCCATACCTCAGTTCAGCGAAAAAGTCCTTGAAAAAGCCGCTCTGGCCGCCCTGGCGTTGAACTGCGAAATACAGCCGGAAAACGCATTTGACCAGAAAGTATACTACTATCCGGACCTGCCCAAAGGTTTTCAGCTTTCCCAGTTTCACAAGCCGCTGGCGATCAACGGCTGGGTGGATATCATCGGCGAGGACGGCCTTCCAAAAAAAATCGGGATACATCAGGTTCACATGGAAGAGGATGTCGCAAAACTCGTTCATGAAACTGAGGGTCGTACACCGATCAGCCTTGTTGATTTTAACAGGGCGGGGACGCCATTGATAGAGATCGTGAGCGAACCGGACCTCCGCAGCCCTTATGAAGCGATGGAATATATAAAAGCGATACGGACACAGATTCGCTATGCGGGCAGCGCCGAATGCAGCATGGAACATGGGACCATGCGTGTCGACGCAAACATTTCAATTCGTCCCAGAGGAAGCAACGAGTTAAATACGAAAGTTGAAGTTAAGAATATGAATTCTATCCACAATGTGGGTAATGCAATCGCATATGAAATCAGCCGGCAGGCCAAACTTGTGAATGCAGGCGAATCGATCGTTCTCCATACCCGTTTTTGGGACCCGGAAAAACAGGTTACCTCGGCGATGCGTGAAAAGTTTGAAGGGCCCTGTGTGCCGGATCCGTCAGTGCCGCGGATTGTACTTTCCGCTGAATGGATGGAGGAAATACGCTCTCGCCTCCCGGAGATGCCGGGTCAAAAGGTGGAGCGATTTACAAAGGAGTTCGGGCTAACTCACGAAGAGGCCGTCTTGATGAGTTCGGAACGAGACCTGTCTGAATATTTTGAGGCGGTTATAGGCCGGAATGTATCGCCACGAACGTCGGCACAGTGGATTGCGACACAACTGCTCCCCGCGCTGAAGGACCGCGGTCAAACCCTTTCGGATACCCCGGTAACTCCGGAGCGGTTCGCGGGTCTCCTTTTCCTGCTGGAGCGGGATGAAGTTAATGCCAAATCGGCAAAAGATGTCCTGTCAAAACTTTTTGAAAGTGAAAAGCCACCGGAAACCATCGTCGAAGAGTTCGGGTTCAAACAGGTTTCAGACACCGTAGAACTTGAAGCGCTTGTCGATCAGGTACTCGAAGCCAATCCTTCAGCCGTCGATGATTATAAGGCTGGTACGGCAAAGGCGATGGGCTTTCTCATCGGTCAGGCGATGCAGGCATCAAAAGGCAAGGCCAATCCCAAGCTCATTCAGGAAATTTTAATATCGAAACTGAAATAAGCTGAAACGATACGGCAGGAATTAACCTCTGTGTATGAACTTTCTCAACAGCTTGCCGCCTATCGGTTCCCGGGTATGAAGAGCGCCGTGAGGGCAGACTTCGATACAGCAAAAACACCTGATGCATTTATCATAATTAAAATGGAGGGTATCGCCTCTCTGGGCCAGTGCCCCTGCGGGACAGAATTCCGAGCATTTGCCGCATAATCTGCACAGAGATTCATCGGCCTCGGGTCTTTGAAGGAAATACTGCCTGAGGAAACGCTGCGCCCAGCCGGGACCCATGGTAAGCGGCGTTATCCCCGGCAGGGAAAAGCCTCTGATTTTTGGAAGATCGCCGTCCACTTCGATCGGCCCATCGAAAAAGCCCAGCTCTTTCGAGACTTCATTTGTCAGAAGAATATCCGGTTTTATCCCTAACATCGTGCATATCGTCATGTCGACTGCCACACCGTTATCACTTCCGACAAGCACACCAAGATGCTTAGGCACACCGCTTCTCCCCGGCCCCTCCCCTTCCATTGCCAAAATACCGTCAACGATGGTGACGGCCGGGTTCAATGTCCTGTAAATCTGAAAGAGCAACCTTGCAAACATATGCCTGTCGACACCGGTGCGCATATGCCATTCGGCCTTCCTGTAACCGGCGATACACCCGAAAAGGTTTTTTACTCCCAGGGTGAGGAGCATCTGGCTGTGGGTTTTGAGCTTTGGGAGATTTATCAGGACGTCCGCCTTTATCGCATCCTCGGCCATATCAATCTGCCCGAACGGTTCACCGATATCGACCTTTACGGATTGTTTAAACTCCTTAAATTCTACATCGAGTCCTTCCAGCGCATCCTTGACACCGCTTTCTTTGAGTATCCTTTCAAAAGAACCTGTGCCGGGACTGTCCGAAATCTGCGGCCTTACACCCTTTGACAGGACATATTCCGCCGCACTTTTCACAATCATGGGGTGGGTGACAACGGCACGCTCCGGCGGGAACGCCGCAAGGAAATTCGGCTTTATAACGACAAAACTGTCCTTCCTGATGATATCCCCGCAGAATTGATCAAGGATATCAAAGCAATGCCGCTTCAATATCTCATAGTCGTAAGAAGATTGTCTGACAATTACTCTGACCATTTTTTAAATCATATC comes from Syntrophales bacterium and encodes:
- a CDS encoding amidase family protein gives rise to the protein MNSEIFTYFDPSPSSIGEGGPLEGKTIAIQPNMSVSGWPTEAGSVALENYIALEDATVVERARSAGAIITGSTRMSELGFGLMGDTASQAVATGEVDIALVTDTMGEARVAASATGIFGFKPSYGIVSRFGLIGLIPSMECYGILAKTPGEIASIMDIIAGRDDKDLSMPDDDIPDSSQVGKNRTTLGTLGVIRECTEHLGSAESKAFNAALSRLKETGLMIEEISLADFSLFRAVHNVIGSVEASSSCGKYDGVRYGHRTESSKNWNEMYLKSRAESFGSLVKSYLFQGAYFQFENYAAFENACRVRARLQRETEALYKAVDMLIFPAGQNGTLIDKATTINEVYDIFPLTLMANVTGQPAIHIPGSLFGQETDPGLQFMAPRLGDTRLLALAAMLASLQGGE
- the gatB gene encoding Asp-tRNA(Asn)/Glu-tRNA(Gln) amidotransferase subunit GatB translates to MDYEAVIGLEIHTQLNSGTKMFCDCPNNPGDEPNRNTCPICLWMPGAIPQFSEKVLEKAALAALALNCEIQPENAFDQKVYYYPDLPKGFQLSQFHKPLAINGWVDIIGEDGLPKKIGIHQVHMEEDVAKLVHETEGRTPISLVDFNRAGTPLIEIVSEPDLRSPYEAMEYIKAIRTQIRYAGSAECSMEHGTMRVDANISIRPRGSNELNTKVEVKNMNSIHNVGNAIAYEISRQAKLVNAGESIVLHTRFWDPEKQVTSAMREKFEGPCVPDPSVPRIVLSAEWMEEIRSRLPEMPGQKVERFTKEFGLTHEEAVLMSSERDLSEYFEAVIGRNVSPRTSAQWIATQLLPALKDRGQTLSDTPVTPERFAGLLFLLERDEVNAKSAKDVLSKLFESEKPPETIVEEFGFKQVSDTVELEALVDQVLEANPSAVDDYKAGTAKAMGFLIGQAMQASKGKANPKLIQEILISKLK
- a CDS encoding DUF362 domain-containing protein, which translates into the protein MVRVIVRQSSYDYEILKRHCFDILDQFCGDIIRKDSFVVIKPNFLAAFPPERAVVTHPMIVKSAAEYVLSKGVRPQISDSPGTGSFERILKESGVKDALEGLDVEFKEFKQSVKVDIGEPFGQIDMAEDAIKADVLINLPKLKTHSQMLLTLGVKNLFGCIAGYRKAEWHMRTGVDRHMFARLLFQIYRTLNPAVTIVDGILAMEGEGPGRSGVPKHLGVLVGSDNGVAVDMTICTMLGIKPDILLTNEVSKELGFFDGPIEVDGDLPKIRGFSLPGITPLTMGPGWAQRFLRQYFLQRPEADESLCRLCGKCSEFCPAGALAQRGDTLHFNYDKCIRCFCCIEVCPHGALHTREPIGGKLLRKFIHRG